A genomic region of Leptolyngbya sp. FACHB-261 contains the following coding sequences:
- a CDS encoding type II toxin-antitoxin system HicA family toxin, producing MAKALARFGHVIDYQTGSHIRLTTQRNGEHHVTVPAHNPMKIGTLSAILRDIAAHLSLNRDELLKALFD from the coding sequence TTGGCTAAAGCTCTTGCACGTTTTGGGCACGTCATTGACTATCAAACCGGTAGCCACATCCGCCTCACAACACAGCGTAACGGTGAGCATCACGTGACTGTTCCTGCTCACAATCCAATGAAAATTGGCACGCTCAGCGCCATCCTTCGAGACATTGCCGCTCACCTGAGCCTAAACCGTGATGAGCTACTGAAAGCATTGTTTGATTGA
- a CDS encoding 2-oxoisovalerate dehydrogenase, giving the protein MTEIVFLIEDDPEGGYTARALGESIFTEADDVAGLREMIRDAVRCHFLDEQTRPKLIRLHFVRDEVIAS; this is encoded by the coding sequence ATGACTGAGATTGTGTTTCTGATTGAAGACGACCCAGAGGGTGGCTACACAGCCCGTGCCCTCGGAGAATCCATCTTCACCGAAGCTGACGATGTTGCTGGCCTACGAGAGATGATTCGAGATGCTGTTCGCTGTCACTTCCTTGACGAACAGACTCGGCCTAAGCTGATCCGCCTGCACTTTGTGCGAGACGAGGTTATCGCCTCTTGA
- a CDS encoding NB-ARC domain-containing protein: MSIEIFLSHVPEDEELLKQLEKHLKSFQRSNRIRAWAKSQIEAGQERRAEIEAQLNRAHLILLMVSSDYIASDDCWEVEVVRALERRQAEEAQVIPVILRPADWEDTPLGELQALPRDSATVRAVTLWSNQDEAWVSVTHGLRSVIEKLGKEGRLNQGTVIAIAQPATTSVRGVVLGRLSATVPELPQTFLSRSVELDALKFQLLSGNSRSVGVTGTTRRVGVQGMGGIGKSVLAAALARDEAVRQAFPDGVLWLSVGQEVTSTGLQLQLARMLGERPQGFASEQEGKAYLSELLQDKTCLLVLDDVWQTAHLKALNVVGEKSRLLTTTRDSRLLKAIEAAEYRLGLLSDEQALELLALWADQKVEALPSQAREVAQECGNLPLALAMAGAMVQGKPDRWDNVLSKLRNADLAKIQREFPDYPYPNLLRAIEVSVDALEAEDRARYLDFAVFPEDTLIPETVLQTLWAPEGLGKYDTQDAIDRLVERSLLQRNEQGQLSLHDLQRDYVRKQGGDLLALHNRFLDAYRAKCEDSWSSGPNDGYFFERLAHHLRAAGRNEELYRLLTKSPAWMEAKFAACTGDSAYVADLKLAIDDFADRLKPNQLLTLSQLYTARQVVYQRVSHYTDTDLGTLVRLEQTAEAISHARLRPDAKSRFDSLMTVYQVLCQKGAHNPSLLAEAEQVTQAIKDSNSQAEALRELATALRELATALTQAGQFSQAKEVVLAIEDSDSRAEALVELATALTQTGQQQQAAEVFSQAKEVVLAIEGSDRRAKALVELAIALAQAGQFSQAKEVALAIESSDRRAWALVELAIALAQAEQFSQAKEVALAIESSDRRAKALVELAIALAQAGQFSQAKEVALAIEDSYSRAKALRELATALTQAGQQQQAAEVFSQAKEVVLVIKDSYSRAKALVELATALTQTGQFSQAKEVALAIEDSDSRAKALVELAIALAQTGQFSQAKEVVLAIEDSDSRAKALVELATALTQAGQFSHAQQIALAIEDSDSRAKALVELATALTQTGQQQQAAGVFSQAKEVVLAIESSNRRAWTLVELATALTQAGQFSQAKEVALVIKDSYSRAKALVELATALTQAGQFSQAKEVALAIEDSNRRAWALVELATALTQTGQQQQAAGVFSQAKEVVLAIEGSDRRAKALRELATALTQAGQQQQAAEVFSQAKEVVLAIEGSDSRAEALRELVIALTQIGCQGEAVSVFREAQQVARETENDGWWTEALKQLASALAFAGKFSRSKQVIREIDSERRQAEALGQLAAAMSRAGQQTQAHQVIKQIKNDAWRAEAQRNLNVTPDKVGNLMEALATSEFRNLDKFMADISTCNCNLEQIGPGLSVKVLREAVRIASWVSPSWQKIHELLHESGD, encoded by the coding sequence ATGAGCATTGAAATTTTTCTCTCCCACGTGCCTGAAGATGAGGAGCTGTTAAAGCAGCTAGAGAAGCATCTCAAATCCTTCCAGCGTTCAAATCGAATTAGAGCGTGGGCAAAAAGTCAAATAGAGGCGGGCCAAGAGAGACGAGCAGAGATTGAAGCGCAGCTCAATAGAGCTCATTTAATTTTGCTAATGGTCAGTTCAGACTACATCGCCTCTGATGACTGTTGGGAAGTTGAGGTAGTGCGGGCACTAGAGCGACGCCAAGCAGAAGAGGCCCAGGTTATCCCGGTCATCTTACGTCCAGCTGACTGGGAAGACACTCCTTTAGGAGAGCTACAAGCCTTACCCCGAGACAGTGCAACTGTGAGGGCTGTTACGCTCTGGAGCAACCAAGATGAGGCTTGGGTCAGTGTTACTCATGGGCTGCGATCTGTCATTGAGAAACTAGGCAAGGAAGGTAGACTCAATCAGGGCACGGTGATAGCCATAGCTCAACCCGCAACTACCTCAGTCAGAGGTGTGGTGCTAGGCAGACTGAGTGCAACGGTGCCAGAGTTGCCCCAGACATTTCTGTCACGTTCTGTGGAGCTAGATGCCCTCAAGTTTCAGCTGTTGAGTGGTAATAGCCGCTCAGTGGGAGTGACTGGCACCACTCGTAGGGTGGGCGTGCAGGGCATGGGTGGCATTGGCAAGTCAGTGTTAGCAGCAGCGCTGGCGCGAGATGAGGCGGTGCGGCAAGCGTTCCCTGATGGCGTGTTGTGGCTCTCGGTGGGTCAAGAGGTGACAAGCACAGGGTTGCAGTTGCAGCTTGCTCGGATGTTGGGCGAGCGTCCTCAAGGGTTTGCCAGTGAGCAGGAAGGCAAGGCTTACTTAAGCGAACTCCTGCAAGACAAGACTTGTTTGTTGGTTTTGGATGATGTCTGGCAGACAGCACACCTTAAGGCGCTAAATGTCGTAGGTGAAAAGAGTCGGCTATTGACCACAACGCGAGATAGCAGGTTACTAAAAGCAATTGAAGCCGCTGAGTATCGGTTGGGTTTGCTGAGCGATGAGCAAGCGTTGGAATTGTTGGCTTTATGGGCAGACCAGAAAGTAGAGGCGCTACCGTCACAGGCTAGGGAGGTGGCGCAAGAGTGTGGAAACTTGCCCCTAGCGTTGGCAATGGCAGGAGCAATGGTACAGGGTAAGCCTGACCGTTGGGACAACGTGTTGAGCAAGCTACGCAATGCAGACTTAGCAAAGATTCAGCGAGAGTTCCCAGACTATCCTTATCCCAATCTGCTGCGGGCGATTGAAGTTAGCGTTGATGCCCTAGAGGCAGAAGACAGAGCACGCTATTTGGACTTTGCCGTCTTTCCTGAGGACACGTTGATTCCTGAGACTGTGCTGCAGACTTTGTGGGCACCTGAAGGGCTGGGTAAGTACGACACTCAGGATGCAATAGACCGACTGGTGGAGAGGTCACTGTTACAGAGAAATGAGCAGGGACAATTGAGCTTGCACGATCTTCAGCGGGATTACGTGCGCAAGCAAGGAGGTGACTTACTTGCTTTGCATAACCGTTTTCTGGATGCTTACAGGGCAAAGTGTGAGGATAGCTGGTCTTCTGGTCCTAACGATGGCTATTTCTTTGAGCGTCTGGCCCATCACCTCAGAGCAGCAGGACGAAATGAGGAGCTTTATCGGTTGCTCACCAAGTCACCTGCTTGGATGGAGGCTAAGTTTGCTGCCTGCACGGGAGACAGTGCCTACGTGGCTGACCTGAAACTGGCAATCGATGACTTTGCTGACCGACTGAAGCCTAATCAACTACTAACGCTCAGCCAACTGTACACAGCACGACAAGTCGTGTATCAGCGCGTCAGCCATTACACAGACACTGATTTAGGAACGCTGGTCCGGTTAGAGCAAACAGCGGAGGCGATAAGCCATGCACGGCTGCGACCAGATGCAAAAAGCAGATTTGACAGCTTGATGACTGTTTACCAAGTGCTCTGCCAAAAAGGAGCGCACAACCCTAGCCTGCTAGCAGAAGCAGAACAAGTAACTCAAGCCATTAAGGACAGTAACAGTCAAGCAGAGGCATTAAGGGAGCTTGCTACAGCACTAAGGGAGCTTGCTACAGCACTGACTCAAGCCGGGCAGTTTAGCCAAGCCAAGGAAGTAGTTCTAGCTATTGAGGACAGTGACAGTCGGGCAGAGGCATTAGTGGAGCTTGCTACAGCACTGACTCAAACGGGGCAACAGCAGCAGGCAGCAGAAGTCTTTAGCCAAGCCAAGGAAGTAGTTCTAGCTATTGAGGGCAGTGACAGACGGGCAAAGGCATTAGTGGAGCTTGCTATAGCACTGGCTCAAGCCGGGCAGTTTAGCCAAGCCAAGGAAGTAGCTCTAGCTATTGAGAGCAGTGACAGACGGGCATGGGCATTAGTGGAGCTTGCTATAGCACTGGCTCAAGCCGAGCAGTTTAGCCAAGCCAAGGAAGTAGCTCTAGCTATTGAGAGCAGTGACAGACGGGCAAAGGCATTAGTGGAGCTTGCTATAGCACTGGCTCAAGCCGGGCAGTTTAGCCAAGCCAAGGAAGTAGCTCTAGCCATTGAGGACAGTTACAGTCGGGCAAAGGCATTAAGGGAGCTTGCTACAGCACTGACTCAAGCCGGACAACAGCAGCAGGCAGCAGAAGTCTTTAGCCAAGCCAAGGAAGTAGTTCTAGTCATTAAGGACAGTTACAGTCGGGCAAAGGCATTAGTGGAGCTTGCTACAGCACTGACTCAAACGGGGCAGTTTAGCCAAGCCAAGGAAGTAGCTCTAGCCATTGAGGACAGTGACAGTCGGGCAAAGGCATTAGTGGAGCTTGCTATAGCACTGGCTCAAACGGGGCAGTTTAGCCAAGCCAAGGAAGTAGTTCTAGCCATTGAGGACAGTGACAGTCGGGCAAAGGCATTAGTGGAGCTTGCTACAGCACTGACTCAAGCCGGGCAGTTTAGCCATGCTCAGCAAATAGCTCTAGCCATTGAGGACAGTGACAGTCGGGCAAAGGCATTAGTGGAGCTTGCTACAGCACTGACTCAAACGGGGCAACAGCAGCAGGCAGCAGGAGTCTTTAGCCAAGCCAAGGAAGTAGTTCTAGCTATTGAGAGCAGTAACAGACGGGCATGGACATTAGTGGAGCTTGCTACAGCACTGACTCAAGCCGGGCAGTTTAGCCAAGCCAAGGAAGTAGCTCTAGTCATTAAGGACAGTTACAGTCGGGCAAAGGCATTAGTGGAGCTTGCTACAGCACTGACTCAAGCCGGGCAGTTTAGCCAAGCCAAGGAAGTAGCTCTAGCCATTGAGGACAGTAACAGACGGGCATGGGCATTAGTGGAGCTTGCTACAGCACTGACTCAAACGGGGCAACAGCAGCAGGCAGCAGGAGTCTTTAGCCAAGCCAAGGAAGTAGTTCTAGCTATTGAGGGCAGTGACAGACGGGCAAAGGCATTAAGGGAGCTTGCTACAGCACTGACTCAAGCCGGACAACAGCAGCAGGCAGCAGAAGTCTTTAGCCAAGCCAAGGAAGTAGTTCTAGCTATTGAGGGCAGTGACAGTCGGGCAGAGGCATTAAGGGAGTTGGTAATAGCACTAACTCAGATCGGCTGTCAAGGTGAAGCTGTATCTGTCTTCAGAGAAGCCCAGCAAGTAGCTAGGGAAACGGAGAATGATGGATGGTGGACAGAGGCTTTGAAGCAATTGGCAAGCGCTCTGGCTTTTGCAGGGAAGTTTTCCCGATCTAAGCAAGTGATTAGGGAAATTGATAGTGAGCGGCGACAAGCAGAAGCGTTAGGCCAGTTAGCCGCCGCTATGAGTCGAGCAGGGCAACAGACTCAGGCTCACCAAGTTATCAAGCAAATAAAGAATGATGCATGGCGTGCAGAGGCGCAACGCAACTTAAACGTTACCCCAGACAAAGTCGGGAACTTGATGGAAGCGCTTGCTACATCTGAGTTTCGCAATCTAGACAAATTCATGGCTGATATATCAACCTGCAACTGCAATCTTGAGCAGATTGGGCCAGGGCTATCGGTGAAAGTTCTGCGCGAAGCTGTTCGCATTGCTAGCTGGGTGAGCCCAAGTTGGCAGAAGATTCATGAGCTGCTGCATGAGTCTGGAGATTGA
- a CDS encoding NACHT C-terminal helical domain 2-containing protein, which yields MSIDVFIAFAYEDDKLRQELENHLSILRRRDVIVTRHARQIQGGQETQAEIEARLDAAQVILLLVSADFLASDDCYNHQLQRAIERHKAGTARVIPVLLRPVDWKGAPFGKLQPLPRNGKPVTSWANRDEALKDIAQEIRRAIEERQDINADIAALVQEVREKVQGDIQRRCGTMRVLDMEQPIGLTNIYTKVNFLQKISGRRRLSVNELLQEVDPKNFDRFGLSQATEKRVPGLEAVEREPHLVVLGGPGAGKTTFLKYLGTQCSQNQFYADLVPVFVSLKDFAETSNKPELLSYIAQAWTQSGIENSETKLKQVLGHGKCLVLLDGLDEVRKEDSQRVLKQIEELSNGFHQNRFVMTCRIAAKEYHLPNFTEVEVASFDDEQVAKFAENWFACKNAPQATEQFLERLSESEPIRELGSNPLLLTLLCLEFGDSGSFPENRSELYERATATLLRKWDDKRQIRRDQVYKQLSVKRKEDLLSQIALMTFESKDYFFKRRQVGEHITGYIRNLPDARNDTEALQADSEVVLKSIEAQHGLIVERAVGIYSFSHLTFQEYFAARKSIANSESLKCLAQHVGETRWREVFLLATGMMQDASELARMMKRQVDAIMASDEQLQGFLAWVNQKSTLASVYVFYKPVAVRAFYFSLASARALALARDLDLALDCALKLDFASALAHDLASALAHDLDLALAGALNCALNRNFNLDLARTLDLHLARELALARNLDLDLALNLDLDLNTQLRQALQTLKDQLPNLQDWKRFRQWWQTNGQAWIQQLRAAMIEHRNVGHDWQFSEEQEKVLQQYYEANKLLVDCLNSDCYVSREVRQEIEETLLLPMAEIEGRS from the coding sequence ATGAGCATTGACGTTTTTATCGCCTTTGCCTACGAGGATGACAAACTGCGGCAGGAACTAGAGAATCACCTGTCGATCCTGAGGCGGCGGGATGTCATTGTCACTCGCCATGCACGGCAGATTCAAGGCGGACAGGAAACACAGGCTGAGATTGAGGCCCGTCTGGATGCAGCCCAGGTGATTCTGCTGTTAGTGAGCGCTGACTTTTTGGCCTCAGATGATTGCTACAACCATCAGTTGCAACGGGCTATAGAACGGCATAAGGCAGGAACAGCGCGAGTGATTCCTGTGCTTCTGCGTCCGGTGGATTGGAAGGGTGCACCGTTTGGGAAGTTGCAGCCATTGCCTAGGAATGGCAAGCCGGTTACGAGCTGGGCTAATCGGGATGAAGCGCTTAAAGATATTGCCCAAGAGATTCGACGGGCGATTGAGGAGAGGCAAGACATTAATGCTGATATCGCGGCATTAGTTCAAGAAGTACGGGAGAAGGTCCAAGGCGATATTCAACGAAGATGCGGCACGATGCGCGTCTTGGACATGGAGCAGCCCATTGGCTTAACTAACATTTACACCAAAGTCAACTTTCTACAGAAGATCAGTGGACGGCGGCGACTATCGGTTAATGAGCTACTGCAAGAAGTTGATCCAAAAAATTTTGATCGCTTTGGGCTAAGCCAAGCAACTGAGAAGCGGGTTCCGGGACTAGAAGCTGTGGAGCGAGAGCCCCACTTGGTCGTTCTGGGCGGTCCTGGAGCAGGGAAGACGACTTTTCTCAAATACCTGGGTACTCAATGCAGTCAGAACCAGTTTTATGCAGACTTAGTACCAGTCTTCGTTAGTCTGAAGGACTTTGCAGAGACAAGCAACAAACCAGAGCTATTGAGCTACATTGCCCAGGCTTGGACCCAATCTGGGATTGAGAACTCTGAGACAAAGCTAAAACAGGTACTTGGGCACGGTAAGTGTTTAGTTTTGCTTGATGGCTTAGATGAGGTTAGGAAGGAAGACAGCCAGCGAGTTTTGAAACAGATTGAGGAGTTATCCAACGGGTTCCACCAGAACCGCTTTGTGATGACTTGCCGGATTGCAGCCAAAGAATATCACCTCCCTAACTTTACAGAAGTTGAGGTTGCCAGTTTTGACGATGAGCAGGTCGCCAAGTTTGCTGAAAACTGGTTTGCGTGCAAAAACGCACCCCAAGCAACTGAGCAATTCCTGGAAAGGCTATCGGAGAGTGAGCCAATTAGAGAGCTGGGGAGCAATCCTCTCTTACTGACTTTGCTCTGTTTAGAGTTTGGGGATTCAGGCAGCTTTCCAGAGAACCGCTCTGAGTTATATGAGCGAGCAACAGCAACTCTGTTGAGAAAATGGGACGACAAACGCCAGATAAGACGGGACCAGGTCTATAAGCAGCTCTCAGTTAAGCGAAAGGAGGACCTGCTCAGCCAAATTGCGCTGATGACCTTTGAGAGCAAGGATTACTTCTTCAAAAGAAGACAAGTCGGCGAACACATCACAGGCTATATTCGCAACCTTCCAGACGCTCGGAATGACACTGAGGCACTGCAAGCAGATAGCGAAGTGGTGCTGAAGTCGATTGAGGCACAGCACGGGCTGATTGTGGAACGGGCCGTGGGTATCTATTCTTTCTCGCATTTAACCTTTCAGGAATACTTTGCAGCAAGAAAGAGCATTGCCAACTCCGAGAGCTTAAAGTGTCTAGCTCAGCATGTTGGAGAAACTCGCTGGCGAGAAGTCTTTTTGCTGGCAACCGGCATGATGCAGGATGCTAGTGAGCTAGCCCGAATGATGAAGCGGCAAGTTGACGCAATTATGGCCTCGGATGAGCAATTGCAAGGGTTTCTTGCCTGGGTTAATCAGAAATCTACTTTGGCTTCGGTTTATGTTTTTTATAAGCCAGTAGCAGTTCGAGCTTTCTACTTCTCTTTGGCTAGCGCCCGTGCCCTCGCCCTCGCCCGCGACCTCGACCTCGCCCTCGACTGTGCCCTCAAGCTCGATTTCGCCAGCGCCCTCGCCCACGACCTCGCCAGCGCCCTCGCCCACGACCTCGACCTCGCCCTCGCCGGCGCCCTCAACTGCGCCCTCAACCGCAACTTCAACCTCGACCTCGCCCGTACCCTCGACCTCCACCTCGCCCGCGAGCTTGCCCTCGCCCGCAACCTCGACCTCGACCTCGCCCTCAACCTTGACCTCGACCTCAACACTCAATTGCGACAAGCACTTCAAACACTCAAAGATCAATTACCAAACCTCCAAGATTGGAAGAGATTCAGGCAGTGGTGGCAGACCAACGGCCAAGCTTGGATTCAGCAACTAAGGGCTGCAATGATTGAGCATCGCAATGTTGGCCACGATTGGCAGTTCAGCGAGGAGCAAGAGAAAGTCCTTCAGCAGTACTACGAGGCCAACAAGCTGCTTGTCGATTGTCTGAATAGCGATTGCTATGTGAGCCGCGAGGTGCGGCAGGAGATTGAGGAGACTTTGCTGTTGCCGATGGCGGAGATTGAGGGAAGGAGCTAA
- a CDS encoding hydantoinase B/oxoprolinase family protein, translating to MSTLDPIQLRVLISALNGLASEGLALFIQSARSSNIKERQDCSSALFDRSGNLVAQSESIPVHLGAMPEAVRAVIACQPQPGDVFVLNDPFCGGTHLPDVTLVSPIVSQNEICAYYCSRGHHSDIGGMAPGSMPAHSTDIFQEGLILPPVRLVQAGKPVEDLWRVLLANVRLPEVRRGDLQAQIASHRLAEDRFTALIAKYGLATLQQAMTETMAYAERRSRACIQALPDGVYRAEDRLEGDGQSEADIPLRLALTIQGDSLTADFRDCADQVAGNLNCPRSVACSAAYFAVRCLLSSDVPANAGVYRPVTVLTRPGSLVDAQAPAAVVAGNVETSQRLTDLMLACLSQAAGGWVAQGQGTMNNLIMGGSDGQGQAWAYYETIGGGGPATRSGPGLSCAQWAMTNTLNTPIEALEQTFPLRVERYEPRLGSGGQGQHRGGDGIVRSIRVLQPTYISLLTERRKYAPQGESGGQPGAVGVNALNGQPLAAKVSLNLQPGDLISIETPGGGGWGKAAD from the coding sequence GTGTCTACACTGGACCCCATTCAACTGCGCGTCTTAATCAGTGCCCTCAATGGTCTAGCCAGCGAGGGACTAGCCTTATTTATTCAAAGCGCCCGCTCCAGCAATATCAAAGAGCGCCAAGACTGCTCCAGTGCCCTGTTTGACCGTTCGGGCAACCTGGTCGCGCAGTCGGAGAGCATTCCGGTGCATTTGGGGGCCATGCCTGAGGCTGTGCGTGCTGTAATTGCCTGCCAGCCGCAACCGGGTGATGTGTTTGTGCTCAACGACCCCTTCTGCGGCGGCACCCATCTACCCGATGTCACCCTGGTTTCGCCCATCGTCTCGCAGAACGAAATCTGTGCCTACTACTGCTCCCGTGGCCACCACTCGGATATCGGTGGCATGGCTCCCGGCTCCATGCCTGCCCACTCCACTGACATTTTTCAAGAGGGGCTAATTTTGCCGCCTGTGCGTCTGGTCCAGGCTGGCAAGCCGGTCGAGGATCTATGGCGGGTGCTGCTGGCCAACGTGCGCTTGCCTGAGGTCCGGCGGGGCGATTTGCAAGCCCAAATTGCCTCGCATCGACTGGCGGAGGACCGCTTCACAGCCCTGATTGCTAAGTATGGTCTCGCCACCCTACAGCAGGCCATGACTGAGACGATGGCCTATGCCGAACGCCGCAGCCGTGCCTGTATTCAAGCCTTGCCCGATGGCGTCTATCGGGCCGAAGACCGCCTGGAGGGCGATGGGCAGAGCGAGGCTGATATCCCCCTGCGCCTGGCACTCACCATTCAAGGCGATAGCCTGACTGCCGATTTTCGCGACTGCGCCGACCAGGTGGCAGGCAACCTTAACTGCCCCCGCTCCGTAGCCTGCTCCGCAGCTTACTTTGCTGTGCGCTGTCTGCTCAGCTCTGATGTGCCCGCTAACGCCGGGGTCTATCGCCCAGTCACAGTGCTTACCCGTCCTGGTTCCCTGGTCGATGCCCAAGCTCCAGCCGCTGTGGTTGCGGGTAATGTCGAAACCAGTCAGCGACTCACCGACTTGATGCTGGCCTGCCTCTCACAGGCGGCAGGCGGCTGGGTCGCGCAGGGCCAGGGCACGATGAACAACCTGATCATGGGTGGCAGCGATGGGCAGGGTCAAGCCTGGGCCTATTACGAAACCATCGGCGGTGGCGGTCCGGCCACGCGCTCGGGACCGGGCTTGAGCTGTGCGCAATGGGCAATGACCAACACGCTTAATACGCCAATCGAAGCCCTAGAGCAAACCTTCCCCTTACGAGTGGAGCGCTACGAACCGCGTCTCGGCAGTGGTGGCCAGGGCCAACATCGAGGCGGGGACGGCATTGTGCGCTCGATTCGCGTGCTCCAGCCTACCTACATCAGCCTCCTCACCGAGCGGCGCAAGTACGCGCCGCAGGGGGAATCTGGAGGCCAGCCCGGTGCTGTAGGTGTGAATGCCCTCAATGGTCAGCCGCTGGCTGCCAAGGTCAGCTTAAATTTGCAGCCGGGTGATTTGATCAGCATTGAAACACCCGGTGGCGGGGGCTGGGGTAAGGCTGCCGACTGA
- a CDS encoding glycosyltransferase family 39 protein, producing MRTSGNEVSTGVRQTSPLNARFQLVWLRPLIIVVLLLGIFFRFANLDHRIYWADEAYTSFRISGSTQTEFRKLQNGPVFSVQELQQQYQQVNPQKGLMATLRGLAKEEPQLTPLYFVLVRFWAEWFGDSVAMVRSLSAVISLLAFPAIYWLCLELFGAPLTGWIGMALIAVSPFHLLFAQEARPYYLWAVTILVSCAALLRAQRLQNRSSWGIYAATVALGFYSHLFFALVSIAHGCYVLVMENFRLTRRFIAYLLASAAGLLAFLPWLVVMADNLSITQKVTAASVSAERTPLLDLAKVWILNLNRIFVDWNYSFDASNLCLYLILLLEGFAFYILYRRTAKQTWLFVFSLTGVAALALLLPDLLLGGRQSSTGRYLIPCWIGIELAVVYLLANQLSTGPAHPRWQKFWQLVTVALISGGIASCVLISQSQVWWNKALNAPDLQIAQLINQTERPLVVGNTRVLTLSYMLKPEVRFQMLKSKKPAKIAEGFSDIFLIELEKEDDVQSGPSLREQLAQGQNFKLESVYDVTYQTSLVNKKRKLSLWKLERG from the coding sequence ATGCGAACCTCGGGAAACGAAGTCAGCACTGGAGTGCGACAAACCAGCCCTCTCAACGCTCGGTTTCAGCTTGTCTGGCTACGGCCTCTGATCATCGTTGTCTTGCTTCTGGGCATCTTTTTCCGGTTTGCCAATCTAGATCACCGGATTTATTGGGCTGACGAGGCTTACACGTCATTCCGCATTTCCGGCTCCACCCAAACTGAGTTTCGCAAGCTTCAGAATGGGCCTGTTTTTAGCGTTCAAGAACTACAGCAACAGTACCAACAAGTAAACCCCCAAAAGGGGTTGATGGCTACCCTACGAGGACTAGCGAAGGAAGAGCCGCAGCTAACCCCTCTCTACTTCGTGCTGGTGCGTTTTTGGGCGGAGTGGTTTGGCGACTCCGTTGCGATGGTCAGAAGCCTATCGGCGGTGATTAGCTTACTAGCATTTCCCGCAATTTATTGGTTGTGTCTGGAGCTATTTGGCGCACCGTTGACGGGCTGGATCGGTATGGCTCTGATCGCCGTTTCGCCCTTTCATTTGCTCTTTGCCCAGGAGGCACGGCCCTATTACTTGTGGGCTGTTACCATCCTAGTGTCCTGTGCTGCTCTGCTGCGAGCCCAACGGCTGCAGAACCGCTCCAGCTGGGGTATCTACGCGGCAACCGTGGCTCTGGGCTTCTACTCCCACTTGTTTTTCGCCCTGGTTTCCATCGCACATGGCTGCTATGTGCTAGTGATGGAAAACTTTCGTCTCACGCGGCGGTTTATCGCCTACTTGCTGGCTTCAGCTGCGGGCCTTTTGGCATTTTTGCCCTGGCTTGTGGTGATGGCAGACAATTTATCGATCACCCAGAAAGTTACAGCTGCCTCCGTCAGCGCCGAGAGAACACCGCTGCTGGATTTGGCTAAGGTGTGGATTCTCAATCTAAATCGCATTTTTGTCGATTGGAATTACAGCTTTGATGCCAGCAATCTCTGCTTGTATTTGATTCTGCTGCTGGAAGGGTTTGCCTTCTATATTCTTTACCGCCGCACAGCGAAGCAAACTTGGCTATTTGTCTTCAGCTTGACGGGAGTGGCGGCCCTGGCTCTGCTCCTACCCGATCTGCTTTTGGGGGGAAGGCAATCTAGTACTGGGCGTTATTTGATTCCCTGCTGGATTGGTATTGAGTTAGCAGTTGTCTACTTGCTGGCCAATCAACTCAGTACTGGCCCCGCCCATCCTCGCTGGCAGAAGTTCTGGCAACTGGTCACCGTCGCTCTAATCTCTGGCGGCATTGCCTCTTGTGTCCTGATTTCTCAGTCTCAAGTTTGGTGGAATAAAGCACTCAATGCGCCCGATCTACAAATTGCTCAACTGATCAATCAGACAGAGCGGCCACTCGTCGTGGGAAATACTAGAGTGCTCACACTTAGCTACATGCTCAAACCCGAGGTGCGGTTTCAGATGTTGAAATCTAAGAAACCGGCCAAAATTGCTGAGGGTTTTAGCGACATCTTTCTGATCGAACTGGAGAAGGAGGACGATGTTCAAAGCGGGCCGAGTCTGCGGGAGCAGCTGGCGCAAGGCCAGAACTTCAAACTGGAATCGGTCTACGATGTGACCTACCAGACTAGCTTGGTTAATAAAAAACGCAAGCTGAGCTTGTGGAAGCTGGAGCGAGGCTGA